GTCCCGGCCCAGCACGGGCAGCGGGGCGCAGACGGACGGGTCGGCGGCAACGGTGGAGACGGACATGGCGGTACTCCCGTGAAGGCGGAGGACGTCGCCACGCGAGCGCGTGCGGCTCGAGCGTGGGACGGAAAGGAAAAGGAGGTGCGGAGGCGGGGCTCTGCGGCCCTATCGCATTCGCTGGTTCACGGGAGACTCCCTCGGACGACCCAGGACCCCTGGTTTCGCGAGGGGTCCGCGCTTGCCGCGGACCTTGCTGTCCACGACCTGGTCTTCACCCGGGGCACCCCGCCACGGACGGAGGGTTGCCGGACAGTCGGCCGGGGCCTCATGACTGTCACTCATGACCTGTCGAAAAACCTAGGGGAAAAGATCGGCGCCCCGCAACCCGAGTCCGGATCGCGGGACGCACGTCACACGAGAGGCGGCTACGCGTTGCTCGCGGCCACCCAGCGCTCCAGGGCGCGGCGCGCGGCACCCGAGTCGATCGCCTCGGCGGCCCGGTCCATGCCGGCCCGGATGCGCGCGGTCAGCGGCTCGTCGCCCGGCTCCAGGGCCACCAGGGCCGCCGCCGAGTTCAGCAGCACCGCGTCCCGCACCGGGCCCGTCTCGCCGTTCAGCAGACGTCGGGCGACGTCGGCGTTGTAGGAGGCGTCAGCGCCGCGCAGTGCCTCGACCGGCACCAGTTCGAGGCCGACGTCGCGCGGGTCGAAGGTCTCCTCGGTCACCCGGCCGTCCCGCACGACCCACACCCGGGAGGTGGAGGTCGTGGTCAGCTCGTCGAGGCCGTCGTCGCCGCGGAACACCAGGGACGAGTGGCCGCGTTCGGCGAAGACCCCGGCGATGATCGGCGCCATGCGGGCGTGGGCCACCCCGATGGCCTGGGACTTGACCCGGGCGGGGTTGGTCAGCGGACCCAGGAAGTTGAACACCGTGCGGATGCCCAGCTGGCCGCGTGCCGCCGCCACGTGGCGCAGCGCCGGGTGGAACTTCACGGCGAAGCAGAAGGTGATGCCGGCCTCCTCGGCGACCTCCGCCACCCGCTTCGGCGTCAGCTCCAGATTGACCCCGAGCTTCTCCAGGACGTCGGAGGCACCGGACGCCGAGGAGGCGGCCCGGTTGCCGTGCTTGACGACCTTCGCTCCGGTGCCGGCCACGACGATCGCCGACATGGTGGAGATGTTGACCGTCTTGGCGCCGTCGCCGCCGGTGCCGACGATGTCGACCGTCTCGCCCGGCACCTCGATCACGTTGGCGTGGGCGTACATGGTGCGGACGAGACCGGAGATCTCCTCGACGGTCT
This region of Streptomyces ambofaciens ATCC 23877 genomic DNA includes:
- the trpD gene encoding anthranilate phosphoribosyltransferase — translated: MSAVTPAGGDNAAGRSWPALLNGLLDGQDLSADDTAWALDVIMRGEATDAQIAGFAVALRSKGETVEEISGLVRTMYAHANVIEVPGETVDIVGTGGDGAKTVNISTMSAIVVAGTGAKVVKHGNRAASSASGASDVLEKLGVNLELTPKRVAEVAEEAGITFCFAVKFHPALRHVAAARGQLGIRTVFNFLGPLTNPARVKSQAIGVAHARMAPIIAGVFAERGHSSLVFRGDDGLDELTTTSTSRVWVVRDGRVTEETFDPRDVGLELVPVEALRGADASYNADVARRLLNGETGPVRDAVLLNSAAALVALEPGDEPLTARIRAGMDRAAEAIDSGAARRALERWVAASNA